The Budorcas taxicolor isolate Tak-1 chromosome 5, Takin1.1, whole genome shotgun sequence genome includes a window with the following:
- the RAB5B gene encoding ras-related protein Rab-5B, translated as MTSRSTARPNGQPQASKICQFKLVLLGESAVGKSSLVLRFVKGQFHEYQESTIGAAFLTQSVCLDDTTVKFEIWDTAGQERYHSLAPMYYRGAQAAIVVYDITNQETFARAKTWVKELQRQASPSIVIALAGNKADLANKRMVEYEEAQAYADDNSLLFMETSAKTAMNVNDLFLAIAKKLPKSEPQNLGGAAGRSRGVDLHEQSQQNKSQCCSN; from the exons ATGACTAGCAGAAGCACAGCCAGGCCCAATGGGCAGCCCCAGGCCAGCAAAATATGCCAGTTCAAACTGGTCCTGCTGGGTGAATCTGCAGTGGGGAAATCTAGCCTGGTATTACGTTTTGTCAAAGGGCAGTTCCACGAGTACCAGGAGAGCACCATTGGAG CGGCCTTCCTTACCCAGTCTGTTTGTCTAGATGACACGACAGTCAAGTTTGAGATCTGGGACACAGCTGGGCAGGAGCGATACCATAGCTTGGCCCCCATGTACTACAGAGGTGCCCAAGCTGCCATTGTGGTTTATGACATTACTAATCAG GAAACCTTCGCCCGAGCGAAGACATGGGTAAAAGAACTACAGCGACAGGCCAGTCCTAGCATTGTTATTGCCCTGGCAGGGAACAAAGCCGACCTGGCCAACAAGCGCATGGTGGAGTATGAA GAGGCCCAGGCGTATGCAGATGACAACAGCTTATTGTTTATGGAGACTTCAGCCAAGACAGCTATGAACGTGAACGATCTCTTCCTGGCAATAG CTAAGAAGTTGCCAAAGAGTGAACCCCAGAATCTAGGGGGTGCAGCAGGCCGAAGCCGGGGTGTGGATCTTCACGAGCAGTCCCAGCAGAACAAGAGCCAGTGTTGTAGCAACTGA